Proteins from one Chitinophaga oryzae genomic window:
- a CDS encoding non-ribosomal peptide synthetase: MSVVHTTVPLNELPPAFSSLCQSGEMKRHTWYVAAISLLLSRYSGEQVVVVNVPLFKPERLQKIYCELLPVVVPMERGGSLRAYLNQIKDILGASYEHQNYPLELITGDEKTPSFSNVLVTTGKIDEARIGTHDLCCCMDVSDGVFVSSCYYRKGLFEQAFIERIGRHILNIAVCLSNPDISLNDIRIMDEQEEEVLKSLGAGIRQEIPEGSIIACFKQMALERPDAVAVTFGDGNLSYGALYRRSALLACQLREIYDVRPGQLLGVYLERSVDWLVAMLGVTMSGAAYLPINPAYPAERTAAILEDSQLKLILTHSGFLFDFPGFDGSIFAVDIEFQPEETETVQGVPAIPAPGSLAYVIYTSGSTGRPKGVAVEHKGLVNMVGHQISQIGINSSDNVLQFSPLTFDASVYEVWIALLAGARLTLIQNSEVEDIDRLKRTLFTRNVTTIVMPPSYLKLFEKDTLRTVNKVISAGERADISDAAFYRKFKKYINAYGPTETTVCASIYQDDGFFNGSEVPIGKPVRNMNIYILDSHHRLQPLGTVGEIAVSGPGVARGYINNPELTAERFLPSLYDSRFPVYLTGDLGRWTEGGQLLFAGRKDDQIKINGNRIEPGEIEQVLLSFPGIGNAAVCRATDEGMDMLVAFVVAESGAAGIIPEELAAFAAARLPRHLLPSAYEITEKIPLNINGKADRKKLLAAFKERRDIAPVIAPANKQEEMVAAVYEQILGVTGISVEQNFFHLGGNSLKGIRLITELSKMFAVRLELPDVFNYPTVATMARFLSGYVHDPADALLPVEDADTYPLSFAQQSLWLTYQLNPAAVNYNIAVARTLKGNLNISCLQEAFQAVVEKYEILRTVFPVVNGTARQRVLPAGSKYEVVQYDASSRGPGEINELVNREINIPFNLEEGPPVRCVLIRMSATEHILILSIHHIIADGRSMAILNDEINRAYFRLLNRQDAIHEQLPVQFRDYVYWKLNQDRGRGASSNEVFWQQTLTQLPPALRLPFDYERRPVHTAQGATANYVIAAPVAGALQAFSIQQHISLFNSVLGAVHLFLSRLCRQERVITGIPVSGRTQAELVNQIGFFVNVLPVLSHIRPTDSFVDVTRQISHTLAAVYSHAEYPLDAIVEKNVKRREPGRHPLIDVVVSCDMNDDYLTAAETSGTGEVEALDYEVELEVSDYDLELNFVESSAGAIALSIRYNNLLFKRSTVDQIFSGLNKFIGHITAYPAEAIEMVDLGPEAAAITNLSLEQHFRLDEAF; the protein is encoded by the coding sequence TTCAAGCCGGAGCGGCTGCAGAAGATATACTGTGAGCTGCTGCCGGTGGTGGTGCCAATGGAAAGGGGGGGCTCGCTGAGGGCGTATTTGAACCAGATAAAGGATATACTCGGCGCCAGCTATGAACATCAGAACTATCCGCTGGAACTTATCACGGGTGATGAAAAAACACCATCTTTTAGCAATGTGCTGGTTACGACGGGAAAGATTGACGAGGCCAGGATAGGCACACACGATCTGTGCTGCTGTATGGATGTCAGCGATGGCGTTTTTGTGTCCAGTTGCTACTATCGCAAAGGTCTTTTCGAGCAGGCATTTATTGAACGGATAGGCCGCCATATATTAAATATTGCCGTTTGTCTATCCAATCCGGATATTTCGCTGAATGACATCAGGATAATGGACGAACAGGAGGAAGAGGTGCTGAAATCCTTGGGCGCGGGCATCCGCCAGGAAATACCGGAGGGGTCCATCATTGCCTGCTTTAAGCAGATGGCTTTGGAGCGTCCGGACGCTGTCGCGGTTACATTTGGGGATGGCAACCTTAGCTATGGAGCGTTGTACCGGCGGTCTGCATTACTGGCTTGCCAGCTGCGCGAGATTTATGACGTCCGTCCAGGTCAGTTGCTGGGTGTTTATCTGGAGAGATCTGTGGACTGGCTGGTCGCTATGCTTGGCGTTACTATGTCAGGAGCGGCATATCTCCCCATTAATCCGGCCTATCCGGCAGAAAGAACTGCTGCTATACTGGAAGACAGCCAGCTGAAACTGATACTTACGCATTCCGGTTTTCTTTTCGATTTTCCCGGGTTTGACGGTAGTATTTTTGCTGTCGATATTGAATTCCAGCCGGAAGAGACTGAAACTGTGCAAGGGGTGCCGGCCATCCCGGCCCCTGGCAGCCTTGCTTATGTCATCTATACTTCCGGGTCTACCGGACGCCCTAAGGGGGTTGCTGTAGAGCATAAGGGGCTGGTTAATATGGTCGGCCACCAGATAAGTCAGATAGGAATAAACAGCAGCGATAATGTATTACAGTTCTCTCCGTTAACATTCGATGCTTCTGTCTATGAAGTATGGATTGCGCTGCTGGCTGGTGCACGCCTCACGTTGATACAGAACAGCGAGGTGGAGGATATTGACCGGTTGAAACGTACATTGTTTACCAGAAATGTCACCACCATCGTCATGCCGCCTTCCTACCTGAAACTTTTTGAAAAAGATACGCTCAGAACAGTGAACAAAGTTATTTCGGCAGGGGAGCGGGCTGATATTTCGGACGCGGCTTTTTACCGGAAATTCAAAAAGTATATAAATGCCTATGGGCCAACGGAGACCACCGTTTGCGCCAGTATATACCAGGATGATGGTTTTTTCAACGGCAGTGAAGTGCCTATAGGAAAACCGGTCAGGAATATGAACATCTATATTCTGGACAGCCATCATCGCCTGCAACCTCTGGGAACAGTTGGTGAGATTGCTGTGTCCGGGCCGGGGGTGGCCAGGGGGTATATCAATAACCCGGAGCTTACCGCGGAAAGGTTTTTGCCCTCTCTGTATGACAGCAGGTTTCCGGTTTATCTTACGGGCGATCTGGGCCGATGGACCGAAGGTGGACAGTTGTTGTTTGCCGGCAGAAAAGATGATCAGATAAAGATCAATGGAAACAGAATAGAGCCGGGAGAAATAGAACAGGTGCTACTGTCCTTCCCGGGAATCGGCAATGCGGCCGTTTGCCGGGCCACAGACGAGGGTATGGACATGCTGGTTGCATTTGTTGTGGCCGAAAGTGGCGCGGCCGGCATTATCCCGGAAGAACTCGCAGCCTTTGCGGCTGCCCGGCTGCCACGGCATCTGTTACCGTCTGCATATGAGATAACAGAGAAGATCCCTTTGAATATCAACGGTAAAGCTGATCGCAAGAAACTGCTGGCAGCCTTTAAGGAACGCAGAGACATCGCACCGGTCATCGCCCCGGCGAATAAGCAGGAGGAAATGGTGGCAGCAGTGTATGAGCAGATCCTGGGCGTAACGGGTATTTCCGTGGAGCAGAACTTTTTTCACCTGGGAGGTAACTCTCTGAAAGGTATTCGGCTGATTACTGAATTAAGTAAAATGTTTGCAGTGAGGCTGGAGCTTCCTGATGTGTTTAATTATCCGACAGTGGCAACGATGGCAAGATTCCTGTCCGGCTACGTGCATGACCCGGCAGATGCCCTGTTGCCGGTGGAAGATGCAGATACTTACCCGCTTTCTTTTGCGCAACAATCGTTATGGCTCACCTACCAGCTGAATCCGGCAGCGGTTAATTATAATATTGCTGTAGCCCGGACACTCAAAGGGAACCTTAATATTAGCTGTTTGCAGGAGGCTTTTCAGGCAGTCGTAGAAAAGTATGAAATATTAAGAACCGTGTTTCCGGTAGTAAATGGCACAGCGCGGCAGCGGGTGCTGCCTGCCGGAAGTAAATACGAGGTTGTACAGTATGATGCTTCGTCGAGAGGGCCCGGTGAAATAAATGAACTGGTGAACCGGGAGATAAACATCCCCTTTAACCTGGAAGAAGGGCCACCGGTCCGTTGTGTTCTCATTCGGATGTCAGCAACGGAACACATACTGATCTTGTCGATACACCATATTATTGCTGACGGCAGATCAATGGCTATATTGAACGACGAAATCAATCGTGCCTATTTCCGTCTTCTGAACAGGCAGGATGCCATTCATGAACAACTTCCTGTTCAGTTCAGGGATTATGTGTACTGGAAACTGAACCAGGACCGGGGCAGGGGGGCTTCATCAAACGAAGTTTTTTGGCAGCAGACATTAACCCAGTTACCACCGGCGCTAAGGCTGCCGTTCGATTACGAGCGAAGGCCTGTTCATACAGCACAGGGAGCGACTGCCAATTATGTCATTGCAGCCCCTGTGGCCGGCGCCTTACAGGCCTTTTCCATACAGCAGCATATCAGTTTATTCAACAGCGTACTTGGAGCGGTACATCTGTTTCTCTCCCGGCTGTGCCGGCAGGAACGGGTTATTACCGGTATTCCTGTCTCGGGAAGGACGCAGGCTGAACTGGTTAATCAGATTGGCTTTTTTGTAAATGTACTGCCCGTTTTATCCCATATCAGGCCGACTGACAGCTTTGTGGATGTAACCCGGCAGATCAGCCACACGCTTGCTGCGGTATACAGTCATGCGGAATATCCCCTGGATGCCATTGTGGAAAAGAATGTAAAACGGAGAGAGCCGGGAAGGCATCCGCTGATAGATGTGGTGGTGTCTTGTGATATGAACGACGATTATTTGACCGCCGCAGAAACGTCTGGCACAGGTGAGGTGGAAGCGCTGGATTATGAAGTGGAACTGGAGGTCAGTGATTATGACCTGGAGTTGAATTTCGTAGAATCATCCGCCGGAGCAATAGCATTAAGCATCCGGTACAACAACCTCCTTTTTAAACGAAGTACTGTTGATCAGATTTTTTCGGGGCTGAACAAATTTATCGGCCACATTACAGCGTACCCGGCTGAGGCGATAGAGATGGTTGATCTGGGACCGGAGGCGGCAGCAATAACAAACCTTTCGTTGGAACAACACTTCCGACTGGACGAGGCATTTTGA